The genomic DNA CAGCCAGGGCTTGGTCAAGTAGGTCATGGGCTTGAGGCCGCGAAATGCGGCGCTCACCAACCAACCCGGCAGGTTCCCAAACACAGAAGCCAGGCGCCAGGGATCAAAGTCCGGGTGGGACAACCAAGCGCGTAACGGCGTGTCACGGGCAAAGTCGGACGGCGTCCCCATCAGCACCAGGGTTTTCACCTGCGCCGGATGTAACACCGCATAGGTCGTCGCCAGCACGCCCCCCATCGAATACCCCAGCAGATGCGTTTGGGTGGCTCCGGTCTGACTCAGCACAGCATCAACCGCGCGCCCGATGACGCCTTCCACGACATCTACCAGTCGCCACCGACGTTCGGCGTGGCCAGGTGTCCCCCAATCCAGAACGAAGACCTCCTGACCGCCACCAGCTAGGAAGGACACGAAGCTGCGCCCGGCGTAGAGATCAAAGATGTAGTGGCGGTTGATCAGCGAGTTGACAATCAGTATCGGAGCTGGCGACGGTCGCCGACCGCCAGCCGGCGCGTAACGCCGCAACCGGCTCGCACCGATGAGTGGCGCGACCGTACAGGGCGTGGTGGCCACCGGCGGCGCAACCGCCCGCGCCATCGCCAAATGCGTCAACTGCCGCGCCTCCTGCGTGAGCATAAAGGGGTGCCAGGGCCAGGCCGCGCCTGATCGGTCCACCCAGTCGAGCCAGCCGTTGAGATACCTAGTCGAAAGCGCTGTCCAGAGGGGTCGTTCCGTTTGACGCAGTAGCCACCCGTCGAGCAACCACTGCCAGTTTTCAAAAGCTTCGGCAAGCGTGGGCGAAGAAGGAGTCACGAAGCCGGTGGCGCATCGGCAGCCGATGCCGTCTCCTTTGAAGAATCAACCTTTGAAGAATCAACCGCAGCCGCGCGGGACGAACGCCGCCGGACCGATGCTGCACGCTTGGCAGCGGAGCCACGCGCCGCCGCAGGGGACGCACGTCTCGGCATGCGCTTTGGCGCGCGCGCCGCCAACTCGTCGGCGGCCAGTTGCGCCGTCAGCGTCTCTACCTGCTCACCCAAGGCGTCGAGCTTACGGTCGAGCGCCACAATTTCCTCGCGGGTGGGGACGTTGATCAGCCGCAAGCCGAACCCAACCAGCATGCGCGTCCGCTCCAGCAAGGTTAAAACACCATTGATATAGAGCGAAACCGGTCGCAAAAAGAATGGATGACGCAGCAAAGCGTCCCACTGGGCCGATGAGGTTCGCGTTGCGGTCTCATAAAGGGACTGGGGAATGGATTTAGCGGGCCGGCGAGCTTTGGTGGCTTGGCTGGCTTTGGAGTCGGCTTGCGCCCGTGCCATAGACATGCTCCTGCTGATGTATCAAACGGGTGATCGGCCGCGGCAGCGTACGAGGTCAAGAAAGGGTCGGCTTTTCATCTACACCGACCCCCTCCGGTTTGGTTTTTTAGACGGTTCGAGCCTACTTGACAATGTGGTTCATCGGAAACGCCATCAGTTCCATATGCTTCCGCAGCCCGTCATTGACAAGCGCGTTCCACTGCTCGAATGCCGACCGCGCTGCTTCGACGCCGGACGTGGCAATTTCGCGTGCGGCATCGCCCGTGGCCACGGTCATCCGCTCCGTTCCGGTCAGCATCGTCGCCATGGATTTCAAGGCCTCTTCCTGAACGGCCAAGCCGGCCCGCATCGTCGCAAAGGCCGCCGACCGTGAGGCAGCCGCCATGTCCAGCATCACGTCCGTTGCCGACTGCACGGCGTTGGTTACGGGATCCGTCACCGAGCCAGGGCGACCGGTGGTATCGGTTGTTTTTTCGGTGCGCTTTGGTTGCGTCATAGGTCAGTTCAAGCTCCTGCTGCGAGAAAATTGAAGCCTTTCAGGCTGCCCCCAACCTACCCCCCCATAACGCGGTGTGTCAAGATTTTTTTCGCAGTCGCACAAAATTGTCACCTATCCAAAGCGCAATTTTCTTCAGCAACTCAAGTAAAAGCGGGAGAAACACCCTGGCGACAGTTATTTTGTGCATAAGCAAAACAGGGCGAGACTTCCACCGGAACACGCTTGCAAAGCGGCACGAGCCATCCTCACCGAGGGCAAGTTGAAACTTATGTCCGTTTCACGGCTCATCCCTTGCGGCCGGTCGTCGGTCTCCGGCACACTGGTTTGCGCTGGCGTTCGCGCCCAAGTCGTTGCTCGTTTTGGGAGGACTCCGCTATGTCCGCACCCGTTGCCCTTGCCCCACCCCACCGATTGACCGTCGAAGCGTTTCTTGACTACGGTGAGCCAGACCGCCGCTACGAGCTGGTCCGAGGGATTCCGGTCGAGATGCCGCCGCCCACCGAACTGCATCAAATCATCATCGCTGCCTTGTTTCATATGTTTTGCCGCGCCATTGCCGAGCGGGGGCTGCCCTACGAGGTCGTCCAGCTTGGGTTGCAGACCGAAGCGGATACAGTACGGATACCGGACGGGCTGGTGTACCGGAAGGTGGATGGGGTGAGGGTGAGTGATGAACGGCGCAGTGGGGTGGTGTGGCTGGAGCTGAAGACGGTGGTGGTGGCGGTGGAGGTGGTGAGTACGAATCGGCGGGACGACTACGTGGTGAAGTTGGAGGAGTATGCGCGGCGGGGGATTGGGGAGTATGTGATCGTGGATGTCAAGCAGGGGCAGGTTGTGGTGCATCGGCATCCGGTGGTGACGGATGGGGTGTATGGGGAGCGCGGGGTATATCAGCGCGGGGAGGCGTTTGTATTGGAGGGTTTGGGCGGGGCGGCGTTTGAGGTTGGGCCGCTTCTGGATGGGAAGACGGCGGGCGAGTTGGCGCGGGAGGACGTGGAGCGGTTGCGGGCGGAGGCGGCAGCGCGGCGTACGGCGGAAGCGCTAGCTGAAGTTGAACGCCAAGCCAAGGAAGCCGAGCGTCAGGCGCGACTCGATGCTGAAACCCGCGCCGAAGCCGAACGCCAAGCCAGGGAAGCCGAGCGTCAGGCGCGACTCGATGCTGAAACCCGCGCCGAAGCCGAACGCCAAGCCAAGGAAGCTGAGCGTCAGGCGCGACTTGATGCTGAAACCCGTGCTGAAGCCGAACGCCAAGCCAAGGAAGCCGAGCGTCAGGCGCGACTTGATGCTGAAACCCGTGCTGAAGCCGAACGCCAGGCCCGCGCTCAACTCGAAGCCGAACTTGCCCGCTTGCGCGCCGACCGCCAGCCAACGCCGGATAACCCACCCCAGCCGTGAAAGGATTCATCTTTCAAAGCTTGAACATGGTTGGTTCCAACCACCGATCTTTTCCGGCGCGCTTCGGGCGCTTTTCGGTGCCAATCGCCAACTTCCCTACCGGCATCTGTCCCACGCCGGGGTGGACACGTCCTTCCGATTGCCTTCTAGATCGGGATTGGAAACCCTGACGACACGATGATTCCGTCACGGGCGTGTCTGAAAAGTCACGCCCATGACTCGTCCACGCAAGGTAAGGTCACAGCAGCGTACGGACGAGGCGCCGATGCGCGCCCCGGTCTTGGCAGTTTCAGACCGAAAGGAGGCGCTCAGCCCGTGGCAGCAACACGCCCTGTGATCAGGTTGTGGGTTCTCTGGTGGCTGACCTGGATGGCAACGGCCGCCGCACAGCAAACCAGCGTCGTGTCGTTCACCGTGACCGAGGGCGAAAAACGGCGACCGATCGGCGGAGCAACCGTCACCTTGACGCCGAAAACCAGCGCGCCAAGCGTGCGGCCACTGACCAGAACAACCGACGCCGCCGGCAAGGCAGTGTTTACCGATGCGCCGGGCGGCGACTACACCCTGACCATTGCCGCTCCCGGCTACGCCACCCTGACCGACGAGCAGTACAAGGTCGAAGCTGGCGTCTTTGCCGAGCAACCCGTTGAACTCAGCCCGTCCGCCGGCGATGTCGTCGAAGTGCGCGGTGACACCGAGACTGCGCTCGTGGCCCAGGGGTCGGTCGCCACAGCCGGACTGACCCCAGCCGAAATCCGGGTTCTCCCATCCCGTGGACGCGACATCCTGACGGCGTTTCCACCCGTTCCAAACGTCATCCGCTCCAACGACGGACGCACGAGCATCAAGGGCGCGCGCGAAGACCAAGCAGCCATCCTCGTCAACGGCAGTCTGAGCAACGATCCGGCCACCGGGCGCTTCCAGGTCGAAATTCCGCTCGAAGCCCTTCAGCGGGCCGAAGTGTTCACAAACCCCTACTTGCCCGAATACGGCAAGTTCACCAGCGGCGTCAAACGGCTCGAAACCAAGCCAGGTGGGGAGAAGTGGCGCTACAGCGTCTATGACTTTTTTCCATCGGTGCGAGCGCGCAACGGCAAAATTTTCGGGTTTGCCAACGTGTCGCCGCGGGCCACGATCACTGGGCCGCTCGTCCGTGACCGGGCCTTTCTGGCGCAGGCGCTCGAAGTCATCGTGGATAAAGCCGTCGTGCGGGGCCTGGCCAGCCCTGACAACGAGATTCGCAAGTACGCCTTCCGCAGCTTCAGCCAGTTCGATGTCGTGCTGTCGCCCCGCCAGACGCTCACCGCAACGGCCAATGTCGCCCGGCAGCTTTTGCGTAACGTTGACCTCGATGCGTTCAACCCGGTGCCGGCTTCGGCCAACCGGCGGACACAAGACCTGGCTTTTGCCGGTGTCCATCGCTACACGACCGCCGGCGGTTCACTCGGCGAAACCCGGTTCAACTACAAGCGCATCGGCGTGGATGTCTTTGGCAAAGGCGATGCGCCTTTCGCGCTGACGCCGTTTGGACGCACCGGCAACTTCTTCAGCCAAACCGACCGCGTGACTGAACGGTATCAGGCTCAGTTTTCGCTGGCGCTGGCTGCCTTCGACGCCGGAGGCCTTCACCAAATCAAGTTCGGTGTGGACGCCTCTGCCGCCCGCAATCGTGGTTGGGTGGCCAACCGTCCAGTGGAAGTTCGGCGCGCGGACGGCACGCTGGCCGAGCGCATCCTGTACGCCAACCGCGGCAATCTGCGCGCTTCCAACCTGGAAATCGCCGGTTACGCTCAAGATCAGTGGTTGCTTCGCCCTAACCTCCAGCTTGACTACGGCCTGCGCCTGGAAACGCAGCAGGCGGCCGCCACGCTCAACGTCGCGCCGCGCCTGGCCATCTCGTACGCCCCAGGCAACACGGACCGTACCGTGCTGCGCGCCGGGGTCGGGTGGTTTTACGACAAGGTGCTGCTCAATGCGCTGGCCTTTCGTCAGATGCCACAGCCAATCGTCACGACCTTTGCCCCCGATGGCACGGTCACGGCACCGGCCCAACGGTTCACACTCGAGTTGGCACGCCCCGATGGACGGTACCGCATTCCCTACAACCGCTCGTTCCGCGTCGAGCTGGCGCAGCGGATCGCGCCGCGCGCCCTCATCAAGCTGGCCTATCTGGACAGCCGCACCTTCAACGACTTCTACGTTGAGCCAACCCCCACGGCAACCGGCGGCAGCGTCCGGCTGTTCAACACCGGACGCGCCACCTACCGCGCCGTCGAGGTCACGGCCGATGTCAAACTCACGCCCCGCCATACCTTCGTGGTCTCCTACGTGCGGAGCAAGGCCCGGGCCGAACTCAACGATCTCATTTCATACTTTGGCGACACGCCGAACCCAATCCTGCGGCCCAACCAGTTTGGCAACGCACCGATTGACGCGCCGAATCGGTTTTTCGCGCGGGGCGTCTTCGCGCTTCCCGGCGACATCACGCTCGCCCCGATTTTTGAGTGGCGGGACGGCTTCCCCTACAGCGTCGTGGACGAGGCACAGAACTTTGTCGGACGCCGCAACGCCGACCCGACGCGCTACCCGCGCTTCATGGCGATCGATCTGGCCGTGACCAAAAAGATTCGGCTTCCGCAGTGGGTTCGGCGTGGGATGTTCGGGCGAAAGATTGATGTCGAAGCCGTGAGCGTCACCGTCAACATTTTCAACCTGACGAACCATTTCAATCCACGCAACGTCTTTGCCAACACCGGCGCGCCACAGTTTGGGACGTTCTTTGGCGTTTATCGGCGGTTTTTCAATATCGAGATGAACTTGTAGCCCGCGGCTGGGCCAGGAGGGAAACGCCCCTGGCTTTTGTCAATTTTTGTCAGCTTTGGGCAACCCGCCTGTGATTTTTCCCAGAGGTGATGTAAGCAAGAGCGTTGTGATTGAAGACGGTATGAACACATGGTCGGTCATCAACTGGAGATGCGCGCGCGCTCGGACATCCGGCGCGACGATGTCTCATGTGGGGCGTGACCTTCTACTTGGCATGACGCTCATCGGGCTGCTGTTGGGCACGGCCTGCACGGGCGATCTGACCAAAACCGCGCAAGGCTCGTCAGGACCGCCCCCTGCGCCGCGCCTGGTCAAGCTGACACAGGTTTCAAAACGCCAAGTCGAGCGCGTCGTCACCGCCCTGGGAACGCTGTCGCCGTTTGAACAGGCGACGCTGCGCGTCAAGGTGCCAGGTCGGCTGCAAACCATAGCTGTGGATTTGGGAACTGCGGTCAAAGCCGGGCAGGTCGTCGCCTGTATCGAACCGGACGACTACCGGCTGCGGGTGCAACAGGCAGAAGCCGCACTAGCCCAGTCCCGCGCCCGCCTGGGACTCCCCGCCGACGGCAACCACGATCGCGTTGACCCAGAACAAACCGGCACGGTTCGGCAGGCCAAGGCCGTACTCGAACAAGCCCAGGCCGACCGGGAACGCAACCAGGCGCTCTTTGAACAGGGCATCATTTCGCGGTCACAGTTGGATGTCGCCGACGCGGCGTACAAAGTGGCCCTGAGCCGCTACCAAGACGCGCTCGAAGAAATCAACAACCGGCTGGGCATCCTCGCCCAGCGCCGCTCCGAGCTGGCGCTAGCCCAACAGCAACTCGCGGACACCGAGATTGTGGCCCCCTTTGGCGGGGTCGTGCAGGAGCGACTCGGCAATATCGGCGAATTTCTCACGGCGGGGTCGCCGGTGGCGACCTTGCTCAAACTCAACCCGTTGCGGCTGCGCGTCGAAATCCCAGAGCGCGAGGCGTACCAAGTCAAGCTCAATCAAACCGTCCGCGTCACGGTCGAAGGGCAGGATCGCATCTACGTTGGGCAAATCAAGCGGTTGAGTCCGGCGCTGGCCGAACAAAACCGGATTCTCATCGTCGAAGCCGAAGTCACCCACGATGGCGCGCTCAAGCCCGGCTCCTTTGCCAGAGCGGAAATTCTCGTCAACGACCGCCAGGAAACCCTGACCGTCCCGACCCAGGCCATCGTGACCTTTGCCGGAATTGATAAGGTCATTACCGTCCGCGATGGGAAAGCGCTCGAACGACCGGTGACTCTGGGGCGCAGAATGGCCGACTGGACCGAAATCGTGAAAGGCGTCGAGGCCGGTGAACTCATCATCCTCGACCCCGGCAATGTCCAGACGGGCCAGCCGGTGGTCATCCAGGAGTAAGGTTGCCGGCCTCTCCACGGACACGTCATGCAGAAACTTGCGGAAATTTGCATTCGGCGGCCGGTGTTCGCGGTCATGCTCATCCTGTCGCTGGTGGTCGTCGGCACGGCGAGCTACTTCAAGCTCGGTGTGGACCGTTTCCCGTCGGTGGACTTGCCCACGGTCAATATCCGCACGGCGCTGCCCGGTGCATCCCCCGAGGAAATCGAGACAGAGATTTCGCAACGGATTGAGGAAGCGGTCAACACCGTCGAGGGCATTGACCAACTGCGGTCGATTTCCGGCCCCGGTGTCTCTATCGTTCTCGTGACCTTCAAACTCGACCGCGACATCGAGGCGGCGGCTCAGGATATTCGGGATCGGGTCAATACCGTGCTGCGGGATTTGCCGGAGGACGCGCTGCCGCCTGTCGTCCAGAAGTTTGACAACGACAGCACGCCGGTGCTGTCGGTCGCGCTGTCGGCCGACCGTCCGATTCGGGAGTTGACAGAACTCGCAGACAAGATCGTGAAAGTGCGTCTGGAACGGGCGGGCGGGGTCGGCGAGGCGCGGGTGATCGGCGGACTCAACCGCGCCATCAACGTCTGGGTCGAACCCGAACGCTTGGCGGCCTACCGGCTGCCCATCACCCAAGTACGCCAGGCCATCCAGCGGCAAAACGCCGACATTCCGGGCGGCAACGTGGACGCCGGCAAGCGGGAAATGACGCTGCGGACCCTGGGACGCTACACCGATCCACGCGACTTCGAGGACTTGACGGTCACCAATCTCAACGGAAGACCCATCCGCATTCACGACATCGGCTATGTCGAGGATGGGACGAAAGAACAGCGTTCGCTGGCGCGCCTGAACGGAACGCCGACCGTCACGCTCGAAATCCGCCGTCAGTCTGGCGCCAACACCGTCGAGGTCATCAACAATGTCAAGCAGGAACTAGAACGGGTACGCGGTCAACTCCCCGGCGATGTTCGGCTGGAGATCATCCGGGATCAATCGCGTTACATCAATGCCGCGCTGCATGAGATTCAGGTTCATCTGGCGCTGGGCAGCTTGCTGGCCTGCCTCGTGGTGCTCGTCTTCATGCGGTCGTGGCGCTCGACACTGATTGCCGGGGTAGCCATTCCGGCGTCAGTCATCTCGACCTACGGCATGATGTGGGCGCTGGGCTTTACCCTCAACGGCGTTACGATGCTGGCGCTGGTGCTCATGGTCGGCGTCGTGATTGACGATGCCATCGTCGTCCTTGAAAACATCTTTCGCTTCATCGAGGAAAAGGGTCTGCCGCCAATGCAGGCAGCCCGGGAAGCCACGGCCGAAATCGGCCTGGCCGTCCTGGCAACGACCTTTTCGCTGGTCGTCATTTTTCTTCCGGTGTCGTTCATGTCCTCGATTTCGGGTCGGTTTCTGTACCAGTTTGGCGTCACTGCCGCCGTCGCCGTCCTGGTTTCACTCTTGGTGTCATTCACGCTGACCCCGATGATGAGTGCGCGCCTGCTCAAGCGCGACACCTTGCCCGGCGACCATCACACCCACTCACGGCGCGGTTTTTATGGGGCGATTGATTGGGTTTACATCAACCTGCTGCGGCTATCCCTGCGTCACCGCCTGGTCGTGGTCGGGTTGGCGCTGCTGGTCATGGCCGCAAGCGTTCCGCTGTACCAAGTTGTCCGACAGGAATACACGCCGTCGAACGTGGACGAGTCAGAATTCGAGATGAACGTCACCGGCCCGGAAGGCACCAGCCTGGCCGCAATGAACGAAACCCTGCGGGCCATCGAGCAGGAGGTACTGGCCACGCCCGGCGTCGAACTCGTGCTGTCCACCGCCGGCGGTTCGTTTCTGGGCGGCGTCAACCAGGGCAGCTTGTACGTCCGCATGCTCCCGCACGACGCGCGGACCTTCTCCCTGACGCGGCTGTGGCACGCCACCCTGAAGGGCCGCTCCCTGGACGCCTTCAAAGGCAACTTCACCCAGCGCGACCTCATGCAGACGTTGCGGGGAAAGATGCGCAAGTACGCGCCGTTCCGGGTTAGCCTGCGCAATGCGGCATCCTTCAACATCGGCGGCGGGAACTTTGACATTGATTTCGTGCTGCGCGGACCCGACCTGGAAGCCCTGGCCAACTATGGCAACCAGCTCCGTGACCGGGCGATGCAGTTGGGCGGCCTCGTGGATCTCGACACAACCCTCAAGCTCGACAAGCCAGAACTCCGTGTCACGATTGACCGCGGCCGCGCCGCCGATCTTGGGGTTGACACCGCCGACATTGCCACCAGCTTGCGGCTGATGGTGGGTGGCGATGACCGTGTCTCGCGCTACCGGGATGCCGCGGTCAACGAGGACTACGACGTGCAACTCCGGCTGGTCAACGGCGGACGCAACGACAAGGAAGCCATTGCCCGGCTCTACGTCCCCTCCGCCAAGGGAGGACTGGTGCCCCTGAGCAACCTCGTGACCATCGCCGAAGAAAACAGTCCGTCGCGGATTGACCGCCTCGACCGGCAGCGACAGGTGTCGCTGCGTGGTGGCGTCGGGCCAGGCTATGCCCTGGCCGACCGGCTGGAGGCGCTCAAAAAAACGGTTGCCGAAATGAACCTTCCCGCAGCCTACACCTATACGATCTCAGGCCGTGGGCGTGAACTCGAACGCACGTTTACCGAGTTCCTGTTCGCCTTTCTGCTGTCCATCGTTTTCATGTACATGATTCTCGCCTCACAGTTCGAGAGCTTCATTCATCCGGTGACGATTCTGTTGAGCCTCCCGCTGGCCATCCCCTTTGCCCTCCTCTCGCTGTGGGCAACCGGCGACACGCTCAACCTGTACTCGGCGCTGGGCATCCTGGTGCTCTTCGGCGTCGTGAAGAAAAACTCGATTCTACAAATTGACCAGATGAACACGCTCCGGGCGCAGGGCATGGAACGGCACGAAGCCATCCTGCAGGCCAACCGAAATCGGCTGCGGCCCATCCTTATGACGACCCTGACCTTGGTGGCCGGTATGCTACCGCTCGCGCTTGGCAATGGCCCAGGGGCCGAAGAACGCCGCTCCATTGCCATCGTCGTCATCGGGGGTCAAAGCCTATCGCTCCTGTTGACGTTGCTGGCGACGCCAGTCGCCTACGCCCTCTTTGACGACCTCGCCACAACCAGCTTCTGGCGCCAAGCGGCAATCCGCTGGCGAAACTTCCGCCAAATGGTGCGCCGCTCATCTGGCGTCCAGGTTGACCGGTCCACTGACCAGGACCAACCAGCCGAAACCCCTCGGAACACGCTCTAAATCCCACCACGGCGACCCGGGTTGAGGGCGCCACCTGCCCGATCGGACACGGTAGCGGGTCCCAGGCGCACCTTCCGATGCTTCGCGCGGTTTGCCGATTCGCGGTCGGCTGCGGCATGGTTGGCCGAGCGCTGTTGTAGTACGGCCATCCAGGGAGCGAACACCGCCGCTTTATCGCATTTGCACAAAATCGTTGAAACTTTGTTTTTCAATAGTTTCAAAGAAATGTGTTGACGCCTGCCAAGCTGATTGCGTAAAAATTCCCATGACGCGGTACATGCCATGCATAACGCACTGACCATCAAGCGGTATGGCAACCGGCGGCTCTATGACACGGAGTCCGGCGGTTACCTCACGAATCAAGACGTGGTGGACATCATCCGGCAGGGACGTGACATCCGCGTTGTGGACTCCCGCACCGGCGAGGACATCACCAAAATGGTGCTGATCAACATCATCCTCGAAGAAGAAAAGCTGCGGCAAAATCTCCTACCGGTGTCATTTCTCCTGCAACTCATCCGGCTGCAAGGGGAAACCCTCCAGGACTTCTTCCAGAACTACCTCACGGCCAGCCTGGAAGCTTACCTCAAGACACGCCAGGAGTTTGATCGCCGGTTTCGGGAGTGGCTCGACCTCGGCGCAGCCATGACGCGCCTTGCCTCCCCAGGCGACGAATCCGTGACCTCCCCGCCGGCCGTTGCCGCGCTCCGCGCCCCGGCCAAGCGCCGCTCGGCCAAGCCGCAAACGAAGCGCAAAACCCGCTCCAAACCACCCGCGCCCTGACGGTCTTCCCATGATGGCTTCGGCTTCCACGCCCATTGATTGGCTCGCGCGGCGCGCGCAACTGTCGCCGAACCGGACGGCACTTCGGGACGCGCGCGACGGCTATGCTCCCGTCACCTACGGCGCATGGTTTCGGCGCGTCAACCAAACCGCCCACTTCCTTCAACAACGCCTCGGAGTCCGTCCCGGCGACCGGGTGGCGGTGCTGGCGCGCAACTGTCCGGCGTACCTCGATATCTGGTTTGCCCTGGGCCAGCTTGGCGGGATTTTGCAAAACCTCAACTGGCGACTCAGTCCGCGTGAGCTGGCCACGCTGGTGGATGACGCCGCCCCGGTCGCGCTCGTTACCGACACTGAGCATGCGGGGGTCGCGGCTGAACTTGCCCGTTCCAGGTCGCTGCGCCTGGTCAGCCTGGACGGCGACACGACGCCGGCGCTGGCAGAACGTGACACATACCCGCCAACGCCCCTGCCCCCGCCACCCATCGGCCCAGAAGCTCCATGGGTGGTCTGCTATACCGGCGGCTCGACGGGTACGCCCAAAGGCGCAGTGCTGTCGCATCGCGCCATCCTCGCCAATGCGGTCAACACGGTGTTGTCGTGGGGACTGCGCCCCGACGATGTGACGCTGCTCGATGCTCCACTCTTCCATACCGGCGGTCTCAACGTCCTGACCGCCCCGCTGGTCGCCATCGGCGGCACGAGCATCGTGGCGGGAGGTTTCGCGCCAGACCAGACCTTCGATGCCATCGAGCAGCACGGCGTCACCGTCCTGTTCGGTGTTCCGACGATGTTCATCGAACTCCAGCGCCATCCCCGCTGGGCAACGGCAGACTTCAGTCGCCTGCGCTTTGTCATCAGCGGCGGCGCGCCCTGCCCCCAGCCGGTCTACGAGGCGTTCTGGGACAAAGGCGTTGCGTTCAAAACGGGCTACGGGTTGACCGAAGCCGGGCCGAACACCTTCTGGCTGCCGGATGACCAACTCAAGACCAAGCCCGGTGCCGTTGGCTACCCGCTCTGGTCGGTCGAAGCGCGCGTCATGCGGGCGGATGGCAGCCCTTGTCCCCCGGATGACATCGGTGAACTCTGCGTGCGTGGCCCACACCTGTTTTCTGGTTACTGGAACAACGCGGCCGCTACGGCAGCCGCGTTTGACGCCGATGGCTGGCTCCATACCGGTGACTTGGCGACCTGTGACGCCGACGGCTGTTTTCGCATCGTCGGGCGGCTCAAGGATATGTTCATTTCCGGGGGCGAAA from Chloracidobacterium validum includes the following:
- the phaR gene encoding polyhydroxyalkanoate synthesis repressor PhaR, which produces MHNALTIKRYGNRRLYDTESGGYLTNQDVVDIIRQGRDIRVVDSRTGEDITKMVLINIILEEEKLRQNLLPVSFLLQLIRLQGETLQDFFQNYLTASLEAYLKTRQEFDRRFREWLDLGAAMTRLASPGDESVTSPPAVAALRAPAKRRSAKPQTKRKTRSKPPAP
- a CDS encoding acyl-CoA synthetase — translated: MMASASTPIDWLARRAQLSPNRTALRDARDGYAPVTYGAWFRRVNQTAHFLQQRLGVRPGDRVAVLARNCPAYLDIWFALGQLGGILQNLNWRLSPRELATLVDDAAPVALVTDTEHAGVAAELARSRSLRLVSLDGDTTPALAERDTYPPTPLPPPPIGPEAPWVVCYTGGSTGTPKGAVLSHRAILANAVNTVLSWGLRPDDVTLLDAPLFHTGGLNVLTAPLVAIGGTSIVAGGFAPDQTFDAIEQHGVTVLFGVPTMFIELQRHPRWATADFSRLRFVISGGAPCPQPVYEAFWDKGVAFKTGYGLTEAGPNTFWLPDDQLKTKPGAVGYPLWSVEARVMRADGSPCPPDDIGELCVRGPHLFSGYWNNAAATAAAFDADGWLHTGDLATCDADGCFRIVGRLKDMFISGGENVYPAEVESVLHECPAVAEAAVIGIPDPKWGEIGVAFVVLTQDIADADLAAFCRARLAAYKVPKRFVRLSALPKTGAHKVDKLALRAQLTEGTPETQKGR